TAGCCTGCGCCGCTATCATCGACCACAATCGCGTCGGGCTCGCCCGGCTGCTCGGTGGCCGGCGCCGGCGCCACTGCCTGCGCCACACCGCCAGTGTCGGCACCTAGCCACAAGAACGTCACCTGCACCCAATCCGACTGAGTCATGCCCAGGTCGTCCCAAAACGCGCCGTCGGCAATATCGATGCCGTTAGGCAGCCGAATGCGGCGGCCAAACTCGTCGCGGCCGCCGTTATAGCCATTCGTGTAGGCCGCCTGAGCCATGGGCATACCCACCGGCAGATCACCATAGCGCCGATTGGGCTGCCAGTAATCGTCGTGGGTGTTCCATGGGCCGACATCCCACACCGGCAGCACCACGCTGCGATCACGATAGGTCACGCGCACCTGAAACTCATTGCCGCCTTCGCTTGCAAGCACAGCCCAGGCGGGCAGCGCCACAAACCGATCGCGCGGGCGGATGCGGTGCCCGTTGGCGGTGCGGTGGCCCACCAGGCCTTCGCGCGTGGCAAACACGGTGTAGGTTGGTGCTGCGGCTGGTGCGGCCTGTGCGCGCACGTGCGCCGGCGGTATCGCCAGCGCGGCGTAGATCAGCAGCAGCGACGCCACAACGGGGAGGCGCCATATGTACAACACGGTCGGATCCTCTCGCGAAATGATTGTTGTGGGCGCAACCGGCGCGCCAGGCGTTGGGCGCTGTAGATGGCAGTTGCGAATGACGATGCAGCAGGGGAAGACAACCGGGCTGAGGCGCGTTCCAAAGCGGAGCGCCCGGTTGGGGGCAAGCACACGGCGGTGAGATTGTCTGGCAGCGCGCATACCCGCACCACCGCGATGGCTGCCATAGCCAGCGCAGCAGGGGCCGAGCGCCCAGGTCTATCGGTCTGATCCATGTTGGCGCGATTATAACGCGGCGCGCATGCTTGTCAAGCCCCGTGAGGATTCTTGCCGGCCCTGCGTCGTATGGATAGAGGTGCAAACCAAGGCGCTATTCGAAACGCCGATACGCGCCATTGGGGCTAAAGAACAGGAGGAAGCCATGACTCGTCGAATCATGATCACGCTCATTGTCGTGCTGGCAGCTTTGCTGGCCGGCGCGCCGGCGGCGTTGGCGGGCGGCTGGGTAGTCGTAACGCTCGATCAGCTGCCGCAGGGCATACGCGCCGAGGAATCGATCCAGATCGGCTTTGTCATCCACCAGCACGGTCAGACGCTGGTAAACAACGATTGGGATGGCAACCCGCTCGAGCCCACGCTGACGATCAAGCAGGCCGGCGACCCAAACGCACGCCAGTTTACGGCGCGCCAGCAGGGCAGCACCGGCCACTTCGTCGCCGATGTGCGCTTCCCGCGCGCGGGCGAATGGGAGTGGTCGATCGCCGTACCGCCCTTCATGATCGCTTCGGCCACAGGCAATCGCGCGGCGCTCCAGCTCGAGCCAATCAGTGTATTACCTGCAGTAGCCGCGCCGCTTCCGGTGGCGCCGGCGCCGGCCCCGCGTGCGTTGGCCTGGATGGGCCTGTTGCTGGTGGCGGCGCTGGCGGTGTGGTTCGCGCGACAGCGCCGGCCGGGCCACGCCACAGAATGAGCGCCAGGCACACAGGCGCTGGCCTGCTTCGATTTCCACCACGTTCAGTTGAAGGTATCATTCTGCTGGTTTACGCGCGCCGCGTGCGCTTGTTCGCAACCAGGGAGGCTTTTTCATATGCTTGTTCGCGGGCCTGCTGCCCCCATACCTGGTAGTTTGCGAACCGAATGGGGCGGCCGCGCCGCCCCACCACGCGCACCCAGGCAACCTGCTGTTCAGCCGGGTTTGGCGCGCGGGTGCGCGCAGGCGACCCTATCAAACGCTACAGTGCAGTGATCTGAGAGCGACTGACAGTGAGCGAATCTGCTGCTACGGGGGCCGAGCGCAGCAGCGCCGACGCGCTGCTGGTCGCGCGCATTCGCGCAGGCGACGACGACGCATTCGAGGCGCTGATGGTGCGCTACCAGGCGCCGCTGTTTCGCTACCTGCGCGGCCTGGTCGGCGACTACGAGCACGCCCAGGATCTGCTGCAAGAGACCTTCCTGCGTGCGTTTCGCTCGATCGCCAGCCTCGACGATCCCGGCCTGTTGCGCAGCTGGCTCTACCGCATTGCGCACAACCAGGCCATCTCGGCATTGCGCCGCCGCCGGCTGATCAGCTGGCTGCCGCTCACGTTCAGCCTGAACCTGAGCAGCCCGGCCCCCGACCGTAGCGCGATCGAGGCCGCGCGGGTCGAAGCAGCACTCGCGCACGTGCCGCTCGCGCAGCGCGCGCCCTTGCTGCTGCACATGGTCGGCGGTTTCTCGTACGCCGAGGTCGCCGCCCTGCTGCAGCTGAGCGAGAGCAGCGTGCGCATGCGCATCAGCCGCGGTCGCGCCGCGTTTCGTGCCGCCTACGGCGCCGAGGAGGGCGATTATGCACCCTGAACTCACCCGGCTGGCCGCTTACCTCGACGGCGCGCTTGGCCCAGGCGCACAGGCCGAGCTGCGCGCGCATATCCTCACCTGCCGCGTCTGCGCCGCGCGCCTGGCCCAGCTGCGCGACGACGCCGGGCGGATCGAGCGCGCGCTGGCGGATCGCCCGCCCGATCTGCGCGCCGCCGTGCGTGTACGCATGCGCCGCCCCGGCCGGCCGGCCTGGCTGGCCCAAGGCGCCGGCCTGGTGGCCGGGCTGGCAGCCCTACTGCTCTTTGCTATGCTGCTCGGCGGCGGCACCGCTGCGCGCGTGCCCGACCTGCTGGTTGTGACCGACCGCGTGGGCCAGCAGGTCGTGGCGCTCGACCCGGCCACTGGCGCACAGCTGAATGCGCACGCGCTTGGCGCTATGCCCTCGGCGATCGTCTACGATCACCGGCGCAGCCTACTGTACGTGCTGGCACAGCGCGCGGTCGTGGCGCTCGACCTGGCCACGCTCGCGCCGGCCGCCCGCTGGGAGGCCCCGCACGAACCGCCGGCCGGCGCCAACCTGGCGCTCGACGCCCGCAGCGGCCAGCTGTATCTTGCGCAGCCGGGCGGCATAGCCGCGCTCGCACTCGGCCCTGCCCAGCTGACACTGGCGCGCAGCTATAGCCTGGGCGCCAACCCGCAGATGCTGGCGATCACACCCGACGGCGCGGCGCTGTTCGCGCTCGAGCCTGGCCAGGCGCGCCTGTGGAGGATCGACGTAACCAGCGGCGCCGGCCGTTCCCAGGTGCTGGCCGGCGCCGACAGCGCGCGCAGCGGCTGGCTGGCCAGCAGCCGCGATGGCACGGCGCTCTATGTGCTGCTGACACGCGCGACCCCTGACGGCCTGCCGGGCATCTGGCAGATCGATCGCAACACGCTCGCTAGCCAGTCGATCGCAATCTCTCAGCAGCCCGCCCCCTGGGATTTCGAGCTACTCGACAACGGCCAGCTGGCGGTCGCGCGCGGCAACGGTGCGGTCGGCGGGGTTGAGCTGCTGGACACCAGCCCGCTCAGCAGCACTGCGCTGCTCGACGCCGCGCACGACCAGCACCACATCGTGGCCGGCGTGGGCGGCACGCTGTTCGGCCTGAACTTCAGCCATAGCACGATCACGCGCTACGATGCGGCCGCGCGCAGCGTCGTGTGGCGCACGGCCACGCGCACCGGCTGGCAGCCCTGGGATGGAGTGCTTGTGCCGGGCGGCTGGCGCTGGCCCTGGCAGCGCTAACCCATGACTCGCACACGCTGCTGCGGAAACCGCCCGTGCCTCCTGGCGCCGGCTTACCGCCCCTGTTCTAGCGCATTGCCATCAGCCGCGTCGTCGGCGCCCAGGTCGAGCGTCGGCGAACCAAAGCGCGGGCGCAGTGGGCGGAAGCGGTGCCCCATGGCCTGGTGGCCCTGGCCGATCACCAGCAGCGCATCCGGGTCGGTCGCCGCCACCAGCTCGCGCAGCTGGCCCACCTGCGAGCGGTTGATCGTCGTGAACAGCACATCGTGCGGCTGGTGCGTGTATTTGCCCTCGCCGCGCCAGGCGGTCACGCCATACCCCAGGTGCTTCATAATCGCGCCGGCCACCCGGTCGCCCTGGTCGGTCACGATCGTCGCGATGCGGATCACCCCTGGCCCCTCGAGCACATAGTCGGCCACCACACCCCAGATGAATAGGGTCATCAGCGCGTAGAGCGCGGCCTCCCAGCTGAACACCAGCGCTGCAAACAGGATGATCACGCCGTCGACACACAGGTAGGCCTGGCTCAGCGGCATGCCGGTGAGCCGCTGGAGCACGCGCGAAAGCACCCCCGTGCTGGCGCCGGCGCCGCCGCCGCGGTACAGCAGCCCGGCGCTGATGCCGCCCACCACCCCGGCGTAGATCGCGTTCAGCAGCAGGTCGTGGCTGATGCCGGCCGGCGGCAGCATGCGCGCCACCAGATCAACACCGCCACTCGCCACGATCGTATACAGCACCGAGCGCCGCAAAAAGCGCCAGCCGCCGAGCATGCGGAAGCCAAACGCCAGCAGCGGCAGGTTGAAGCTGAGCATGATCAGGCTGATCGACCAGCCGGTGAAGGCGTTGATGATGATCGCGACGCCGCTCACGCCACCCGGCGCGATCCGGTGCGGCGCAAGAAATAGCGCCACATTGAAGGCTGCGATTATGCCTGCGGCCAGGATCAAGACATAGTCGAACACGGTGCCCCAGCCGAGGCGCCGGCGCGATGCGAAAGCGGGCATGGCGGCCTCCCGACGCAGCGTCGTGATTGAGCGATTCGCGGCAGTGGCCGCCACAATACACGCCCGGCCGGCGACTGTCAAGCGCCGCGCGCCGACTGGTTTTGCATGGGGCGGCCAACTTGCCGGGGTGCAGGCGCTGTTGATCTGGCCCCTGGCAAATAGGCCCAATAGGTGATTGTACCTGGCTATCTGGCGTGCTATACTGCCGCCGGCTGGCCGCTGGCGCCCGCTTGCCAACGCACCACCCGCTCTACACGTTCGCAGCTACGTACCAATAGTTATGAGGTGGGCATGCAGCAACTCGGAAAATACCAGCTCGATACACTGCTCGGCCAGGGCGGGATGGGCGCGGTCTACCGCTCGTTCCACCCTGTGCTCAACCGGCCGGTCGCGGTGAAGGTGATGCTCGGCAGCATGGCGGCCGATCCACAGGCCGAGCAGCGCTTCATGCGCGAGGCCCAGGTGGTTGCAGGGCTTTCGCACCCTGGTATCGTCAACATCCTCGACGTGGATGTGTCCGACGGCCGGCCCTACATTGTGATGGAGTACCTCGCCGGCGGCAGCCTGGCCGACCGGCTGCGCGCCGGGCCGATGCCGATCGCCCAGGCGCTCCAGCTGGCCGTGCCGCTGGCCGACGCGCTCGACTACGCGCATCGCCAGGGGCTGGTACACCGCGATCTCAAGCCGGCCAATGTGCTGCTGCGCCCCGACGGCAGCCCGGTGCTGGCCGACTTCGGGCTGGCGCGGCTGGCCCAGGCCGATAGCGCCGCGCAGATCACCGCCACCGGCGCGGTGCTGGGCACGCTGGCCTACATGGCCCCCGAGCAGTTCAGCGGCCAGCCGACCGACGCGCGCGCCGATGTCTACTCGTTCGGCGTCATGCTCTACGAGCTATGCACCGGCCGCCTGCCATTCAACGGCGACTCGGCCCAGCTGATGTATGGGCACCTGCAGCTGCCACCCCCGGCGCCGCGGCTGGCGCGGCCCGATCTGCCCGAAGCGCTCGAGCGCCTGCTGCTCGCGATGCTCTCGAAAGAGCCGGCCTGGCGCCCGCAGAGCATGGCCGAGGTGGCCGCCGCACTGCGCGCGATCGAGCGCGGCGATGCTGCCGTTGGCCCAACAATCGCATTGGCGCGCCCGGCCGGCAACACCCAGCCGCTCCCACGCGCCAATCGCGGCCTGCTGATCGGGCTGGCGATCGGCGGGCTGGCGCTGGTGGGGCTGCTCGCGCTCGGCGCGCTGCTGGCGCTCGCGGTGTGGAATCGCAGCAGCAGCCAGGCGGCTGCTACAATCGTGGCGCCGGCTGCCACTGCCCGCGCGCGCCCAACCACCGGCGAAGTTGACCCATCGCCGGCAAGCACACCCCGGCCGAGCGCGCCGCCCAGCCCAAGCGCCACGCCACCGCCGCCACTCAACCTGGTGCGCGAGCCACTGCTCAGCAATGCACAGCCGGCCGGCCCCGAGCGCTTCAGCGTCGGCGGGGTGAGCCTGCGGCAAGACACTGACACGCTGTGGTTCTTTGGCGAGGTGCGCAACGACGCCGACGGCCCGCGCGAGTCGGTGCAGGTGCGCGTACTCTTGCGCGACGCCGCCGGCAACGAGCTGGCCAGCAAAAGCGGGTTTATCGAGCTAAACTACCTCGCGCCCGGCGAGATCGCGCCATTCAGCGTGCTATTCACCAAAGACGACCAGCGGCCTGCGTTCGCCTCGTACGACTTTGAGGTGATCAGCAAGCAGGCCGACTTTCAGATCGGCTACAGCTACCGCGAGCTGCAACTGGCCGATCAGCCGGCCGCGCGCCGCGACTCGCTTGGCTTCATCAAGGTCAGCGGGCGCGTGAAGAATGTGGGCCAGCAGGCGGCCAAGTTCGTGCAGATCATTGGGGTGTTCTACGATGCCGAGGGCCATGTGGTAGGAATCGGGTCGGCCTTCGCCGAGGCGCCCGACGAGCGCCCGCTGGCCGCCGGCGCCGACGCGCGCTTCGAGCTGAGCGGGATCGTGTTCAGCGCGCCGCCCACGCGCTACCGGCTGCTGCTCGAGGCCAGCCGCGCGACATAGTGGCAGTTCATGCCGCCGATCGGCTGGAGCAGAGCCAGGCCCAAACCAGCATACGCCGCGCGGCCGGCCCGATCAGCTGGAGTGATCGCGGAACGACACGGCACCCATGATCGCGCTGAGGCCGATCAGCACCAGCATGCCCGGCCACCACCAGCCGAAGGCGGCGATCACCGCGATGCCAATCATCCACACCGCGCCCTGGAGCGCACCCAGGCGCGCCTGTGGGCTCTGCGCACGCGCCATCCCGCTGAGCAGCGATGATAGCCCGATCAGCACCAGGATGCCCGGCCACCACCAGCCGGTCATGAATAGCACCGCCAGCCCGATCAGCCAGATGCCGCCGGTGAGGCCATCCCACTCGACAAACGGGCGCATGCGGCGCGCCGGCATAGGCGGCGGCTCGGCCGGCGCGTAGCTCAGCGGCGCCGGCATAGGCGGCAGCCCCGGCGCGGGCGGCGGCTCGGCCAGTGGGCGCGCGCCCAGCGCCCGCCCACAGCTGACGCAGAAATCGGCACCGGCCGGGTTGCGCGTGCCGCACACGCCGCACTGCGGGCCACCGGCATGCTCGGGCAGGCGCTCGGTGGCACCGGTGGCCGGCTCGGCCGGCGCGCCACACTCGATGCAGAAACGCCCACCCTCGGGGATCTGCGCGTCGCAGCGGGCACACATACTCATGAGCGTTCCTCGTCGCGCTGCTGCAACTGCGCGGCGTTCTGCTGCTGCACCCATAGCGGCGGCACACCATACAGCGCACGCTGCGCATCGGTGACACGTGGGTCGATCTGGCCAAGCGACCAGCGGCCGTTCTCGCGGATGAACTGGGTGCCGAAGCGCTGGGGCCGGCCGCGGCCGAGTAGCGAGCGATCCCAGGCAGCTGCAATCACCGACCAGGCGCGCGGCTCGCCGATCGTGCCGGCGCGCTGCGCGAAGGTCTTCGCCAGCTCGAAATGCGCTACTTCATCGCCATATAGCATCACCAGCGCGGCATGATAATTATCTTGCGCCGAGCGCAGCGCACCCTGGCCATACAGGATCAGCACCCGTTCGCGGCGCTCGCGGCCCCGCCGTGCGCGCTCGTCGCCGGTGCTGTCGAGATCGTTAATCTGCTCTTCGGCCAGGCGCTCGAGCTCTGCGCTGGGTTCTTCGAAGCCACGTGGCTCCATCGCCCACCTCCTACACCAACCGGCCCGATTGCAGGCCGGCGGCTGTGCCTGTGCCACATATTATAGCACGACCATGCCGGCGGCAAAATGGTATAATAGGCATTCCGAATCAGGCATGGCGAGCGACCGTACCGCCGCATCCGAACATGGTATCAGTGAGAGCAAGCATGGGTTTGTACACCAGCCGACATCCGATCGCCCGGATCGGGCTGCCGTCGCGGCTGTTTCTTGCGTTTGTGCGCTTCTACTGCCGAATCGAGATCGACGGCATCGAGCATGTGCCCAGCACTGGCGCGTTCATGCTTGCCTCGAACCACGCCAGCCACGCCGACACGGCGGTGATCTTCGCGGCGCTGCCGCGGCGGCTGCGCAAGCGAGTGGTGGCCGCCGCCGCACAAGATTACTTCTTCGACAACGGCTTCCGCCAGTTCATTTCGCGGGTGCTGTTCAATACCATCCCGGTGCCGCGCAAAATCAGCGTATCGGCCGACCCGCTGCGCCATGTGGTACGGGCGCTGCGCGAAGGCTACGGCGTGGTGCTCTACCCCGAGGGTACGCGCAGCCGCACCGGCGAGCTCGGCCCATTTCGCAGCGGCATCGGCCGGCTGGCGGCCGAGTTCCCCGATGTGCCGATCATCCCGGTGTGGCTCGAGGGCACCGGGCGCGTGCTACCCCGGCAGGGCCTGCCCATCCCGCGGCCGGTGAAGGTCAATGTGCGCTTCGGCGAGCCGCTGAAGAGCGAGCGGGCCTGGCTGGCCGATAAATCGACCTGGAAGGTGATGGCTGGCCGTGTACGCGAAGCAGTGGTGCGGCTGCGGCTACGCCCAAACCAGGCCGCCGACTAGCACCGGTCGACAGTAGTATGCAGTATGCCGTATGCAACGATAGTGTCATCGCAACCGGCCAACCGGCCAACCTGCAACCTGCAACCGCCTAACCTGCCTGTGTACCTCGTGCGTAGTGCGTAGTGCCGCCTGCAACCTGCCAACCTGCAACCTGCTAACCTGCCAACTGCAAGGGGCGAACCAGCCGGCTGGCAGCGCGAGCAAATCATGTTAAAAAACCCTGAAATATGCAGAAACTGCCCGTGCGAAATTCGCCAGCTGCTCCGTTCAATACTATAGAAATAGTCAACCGCTTGGATAGCTACCGGAGTTTTGTATGCTGGAGCCGATACAGGCTGCCGATGGATGCATAGAAGCGCATGCGCTCGACGACCTGGCGCTGATCGCCGCGATCGATGGCGAGGCCGAGCCGGCCGTCGTTGAGCACTTGCGCATCTGCGGCTACTGTGCCGCGCGCGCACAGCACTATGCCGAGCTTCAAGGCCTGCTGCGTAGGCAGTTCTTCCGAATGTTCTGCCCATCGGGCGACACGCTGATCGCCTTCTACGAGGGTACGCTCGCCGCAGCCCAGCACTGCCATTTACAGGCACACCTGGCCGAATGCCCCCACTGCGCACGCGAGCTACGCTTTCTTGGCCAGCTGAATGCTGATGCGATTAACGGCCGCTCACCCCCGGCAAGCTGGTTTACGATCAACGCCCCGACTATACGCGAACCGTTCGTCAGCGCTACAGCTCAGCTAACCCAACCGCTCAAACACATAATTGCGACACGCACTATGGCCCAATCATCTTCATCAGTGTCTGATTTCTACGGCGCCGCGCGTGCGCATATGCCGATCAGCCAGTACGCATACCAGGCCGAGAATCTCCAGATCACCCTGGGGGTGCGCCCGGTCGCCCAGCGCACCGACCGGCACGTGGTGATTGGGTCGCTCACGCTGAGCGATGCGCCCGACATCAACCTGAACAACGCCGTGGCCTACCTGTCGCGCCAGCAACAGACAATCAGCGTAGTCGAGATCGACGAGCTGGGCCGCTTTGTGCTCGATAACCTCTTGCCCGGCATCTACCAGCTCGCATTTCGCCTGCCCGATCGCGAAGTCATCATCGAGGAAGTCAACCTGTAGGCCGCGTGGGCAGCCGGCTCAATCTTCGAAACCATCGGCGATAAATGCGGCGAGGTCGGCCACACGCACCGAATAGCCCCACTCGTTATCGTACCACGCCACCACCTTGAAGAAGTCGTCGCCCAGCCCCAGCGTCAGCGGCAGATCGATCACACTCGAAAACGCGGTGCCGATAAAGTCCGACGACACCAGCGGCTCGTCGCTCACACCCAGAATCCCCTCAAGATCCTCGCTCTCGGCCGCCTCGCGGAACGCACTATTGATCGCCTCGACCGTCGCACTGCGCTCGAGCTGTACCACAAAATCGATCAGCGAGACCGTCGCAGTCGGCACACGTACTGCAAACCCATCGAACTTACCCTTCAGCTCGGGGATCACCAGCGCCACAGCTTTAGCCGCGCCGGTGCTGGTCGGCACCATATTGATCGCGGCCGCCCGCGCGCGGCGCAGGTCGCTATGGACATTATCCTGAAGGTTTTGATCCATGGTATAGGAGTGGATCGTGGTCATCAGGCCGCGGCGGATGCCGAAGCGATCGTTGAGCACCTTGGCCACCGGCGCAAGGCAGTTGGTGGTACACGAGGCGTTCGACACAATATGATGCAGCGTGTGATCATAGCGCGACTCATTCACACCCAGGCAGATCGTCAGGTCTTCGCCCTTGGCCGGCGCGGTGATGATCACCTTCTTCGCCCCGGCCTGCAGATGCGCGCGGGCCTGATCGGCCGAGGTAAAGCGCCCGGTCGACTC
The sequence above is drawn from the Candidatus Kouleothrix ribensis genome and encodes:
- a CDS encoding protein kinase gives rise to the protein MQQLGKYQLDTLLGQGGMGAVYRSFHPVLNRPVAVKVMLGSMAADPQAEQRFMREAQVVAGLSHPGIVNILDVDVSDGRPYIVMEYLAGGSLADRLRAGPMPIAQALQLAVPLADALDYAHRQGLVHRDLKPANVLLRPDGSPVLADFGLARLAQADSAAQITATGAVLGTLAYMAPEQFSGQPTDARADVYSFGVMLYELCTGRLPFNGDSAQLMYGHLQLPPPAPRLARPDLPEALERLLLAMLSKEPAWRPQSMAEVAAALRAIERGDAAVGPTIALARPAGNTQPLPRANRGLLIGLAIGGLALVGLLALGALLALAVWNRSSSQAAATIVAPAATARARPTTGEVDPSPASTPRPSAPPSPSATPPPPLNLVREPLLSNAQPAGPERFSVGGVSLRQDTDTLWFFGEVRNDADGPRESVQVRVLLRDAAGNELASKSGFIELNYLAPGEIAPFSVLFTKDDQRPAFASYDFEVISKQADFQIGYSYRELQLADQPAARRDSLGFIKVSGRVKNVGQQAAKFVQIIGVFYDAEGHVVGIGSAFAEAPDERPLAAGADARFELSGIVFSAPPTRYRLLLEASRAT
- a CDS encoding zinc ribbon domain-containing protein, encoding MSMCARCDAQIPEGGRFCIECGAPAEPATGATERLPEHAGGPQCGVCGTRNPAGADFCVSCGRALGARPLAEPPPAPGLPPMPAPLSYAPAEPPPMPARRMRPFVEWDGLTGGIWLIGLAVLFMTGWWWPGILVLIGLSSLLSGMARAQSPQARLGALQGAVWMIGIAVIAAFGWWWPGMLVLIGLSAIMGAVSFRDHSS
- a CDS encoding YitT family protein, which translates into the protein MPAFASRRRLGWGTVFDYVLILAAGIIAAFNVALFLAPHRIAPGGVSGVAIIINAFTGWSISLIMLSFNLPLLAFGFRMLGGWRFLRRSVLYTIVASGGVDLVARMLPPAGISHDLLLNAIYAGVVGGISAGLLYRGGGAGASTGVLSRVLQRLTGMPLSQAYLCVDGVIILFAALVFSWEAALYALMTLFIWGVVADYVLEGPGVIRIATIVTDQGDRVAGAIMKHLGYGVTAWRGEGKYTHQPHDVLFTTINRSQVGQLRELVAATDPDALLVIGQGHQAMGHRFRPLRPRFGSPTLDLGADDAADGNALEQGR
- a CDS encoding 1-acyl-sn-glycerol-3-phosphate acyltransferase — protein: MGLYTSRHPIARIGLPSRLFLAFVRFYCRIEIDGIEHVPSTGAFMLASNHASHADTAVIFAALPRRLRKRVVAAAAQDYFFDNGFRQFISRVLFNTIPVPRKISVSADPLRHVVRALREGYGVVLYPEGTRSRTGELGPFRSGIGRLAAEFPDVPIIPVWLEGTGRVLPRQGLPIPRPVKVNVRFGEPLKSERAWLADKSTWKVMAGRVREAVVRLRLRPNQAAD
- the gap gene encoding type I glyceraldehyde-3-phosphate dehydrogenase — translated: MARVAINGFGRIGRQSFKALLERYAEDLEIVAINDLTDNETLAHLLRHDSTYGPFEGEVAFTPDRLIVDYVDDDNEEQHLEIAALEERDPAQLPWRDLDIDIVIESTGRFTSADQARAHLQAGAKKVIITAPAKGEDLTICLGVNESRYDHTLHHIVSNASCTTNCLAPVAKVLNDRFGIRRGLMTTIHSYTMDQNLQDNVHSDLRRARAAAINMVPTSTGAAKAVALVIPELKGKFDGFAVRVPTATVSLIDFVVQLERSATVEAINSAFREAAESEDLEGILGVSDEPLVSSDFIGTAFSSVIDLPLTLGLGDDFFKVVAWYDNEWGYSVRVADLAAFIADGFED
- a CDS encoding RNA polymerase sigma factor — translated: MSESAATGAERSSADALLVARIRAGDDDAFEALMVRYQAPLFRYLRGLVGDYEHAQDLLQETFLRAFRSIASLDDPGLLRSWLYRIAHNQAISALRRRRLISWLPLTFSLNLSSPAPDRSAIEAARVEAALAHVPLAQRAPLLLHMVGGFSYAEVAALLQLSESSVRMRISRGRAAFRAAYGAEEGDYAP